In one window of Pseudomonas benzenivorans DNA:
- a CDS encoding dihydrofolate reductase gives MLAAMNKTLPLCLIAALAQNRVIGRDNQLPWHLPADLKHFKALTLGKPIIMGRKTWDSLGRPLPGRLNLVVSRQPGLALAGAEVFASLDAAIARADQWAREQGVDELMLIGGAQLYAQALGQAERLYLTRVALEPEGDAWFPEFDPAPWQRTACEAYAATAESPAYAFEQWQRTDG, from the coding sequence ATGCTCGCCGCCATGAACAAGACCCTGCCCCTCTGCCTGATCGCCGCCCTCGCGCAGAACCGCGTGATCGGCCGCGACAACCAACTGCCCTGGCACCTGCCGGCGGACCTCAAGCATTTCAAGGCCCTGACCCTGGGCAAGCCGATCATCATGGGGCGCAAGACCTGGGATTCGCTCGGTCGGCCGCTGCCGGGGCGACTGAATCTGGTGGTCAGCCGTCAGCCGGGGCTGGCCTTGGCGGGGGCGGAGGTCTTCGCCTCCCTGGACGCCGCCATCGCGCGCGCGGACCAGTGGGCCCGCGAGCAGGGCGTCGACGAGCTGATGCTGATCGGCGGGGCGCAGCTCTATGCCCAGGCGCTGGGCCAGGCCGAGCGCCTGTACCTGACCCGGGTGGCGCTGGAGCCCGAGGGGGACGCCTGGTTTCCCGAGTTCGACCCGGCACCCTGGCAGCGTACGGCGTGCGAGGCGTATGCAGCGACGGCCGAGAGTCCGGCCTATGCCTTCGAACAGTGGCAGCGCACTGACGGCTGA
- a CDS encoding SH3 domain-containing protein produces MPKFTRTSALSLSAAIALGGCANMAQNEWLNQENVGTLAGAAVGILVGSQIGNGSGRTAAMIAGALAGGMLGKTIGATLDQRDREALAAQTQQALDFSQDGQSTTWTSSHSGATAQITPVSTETQSREVTVKRRAQVQAVPKMTLLNKPYQAIKSANVRSAPSTDAGKVGGLAPGSTFTAIGRTDNDWIMVGRKGVSVGYVYAPLVQPTSPAQVTSTSSSAPPQEAATDLDSLDVASAKQQGFDLDSMNVVDDKVTAQTSCRTVNYSVSAKGSQESQTVKACQAADGAWELI; encoded by the coding sequence ATGCCCAAATTCACACGAACTTCCGCCCTCTCGCTGAGCGCCGCCATCGCGCTCGGCGGTTGCGCCAACATGGCGCAAAACGAGTGGCTGAATCAGGAAAATGTCGGCACTTTGGCCGGCGCCGCCGTCGGTATCCTGGTCGGCAGCCAGATCGGCAATGGCAGTGGCCGCACCGCCGCCATGATCGCCGGTGCCCTGGCCGGCGGCATGCTCGGCAAGACCATCGGCGCCACGCTCGACCAGCGCGACCGCGAAGCCCTCGCTGCGCAGACCCAGCAGGCACTGGACTTCAGCCAGGATGGCCAGTCCACCACCTGGACCTCCAGCCACAGCGGTGCCACGGCGCAGATCACCCCGGTCAGCACCGAAACCCAGTCGCGCGAAGTCACCGTCAAGCGCAGAGCCCAGGTACAGGCGGTGCCCAAGATGACGCTGCTGAACAAGCCCTACCAGGCGATCAAGTCGGCCAACGTGCGCAGTGCGCCCAGCACCGACGCCGGCAAGGTCGGCGGCCTGGCGCCCGGCAGCACCTTCACCGCCATCGGCCGCACCGACAACGACTGGATCATGGTCGGCCGCAAGGGGGTCAGCGTCGGTTATGTCTATGCCCCGCTGGTACAACCGACCAGCCCCGCACAGGTGACCAGCACATCGAGCAGCGCCCCGCCCCAGGAAGCCGCCACCGACCTCGACAGCCTGGACGTGGCCAGCGCCAAGCAGCAGGGCTTCGACCTCGACAGCATGAATGTGGTCGACGACAAGGTCACCGCACAGACCAGCTGCCGTACCGTCAACTACAGCGTCAGTGCCAAGGGCTCGCAGGAATCCCAGACGGTCAAGGCCTGTCAGGCCGCCGATGGCGCATGGGAGCTGATCTGA
- a CDS encoding DUF2868 domain-containing protein: MRCRVSAAPTLNKLQRLWLSETIRLREEQAGPLEDGEANRRARAAGGSLAERIQLRALLLAERDGLVQALRHWQQGARLALAALLLLALLSGAGLAAAALGDGQRPVNLFWALGSLLGLHLLLLFGWALGLLLAGDNASALGRLWLWLSDKLARDAQAAQLAPALLVLLQRAGLGRWGLGVLVHGLWLLALLAALLGLLALLATRRYGFVWESTLLGGDTFVALTQGLGALPALLGFALPDAELIRASGDAALAGEAARHNWAGWLLGALLVYGLLPRLLLMLLCLWRWRRGCAQLTLDTGLPGYDLLRARLLPGSERLGVCDPAPTPTPGVPAEPGSQHSQGALLVAVELDQTRPWPPALPRGVDDAGVIDSREQRQRLLEQLSRFPPARLLVACDPRRSPDRGSLALLGELARSAASTRIWLLPAPPGEALDAARLADWHDALAQLQLPHSAAAPLTWLESGHD, from the coding sequence ATGAGATGCCGTGTGAGCGCCGCCCCGACTCTGAACAAACTGCAACGCCTGTGGTTGAGCGAGACGATTCGCCTGCGCGAGGAGCAGGCCGGCCCGCTGGAGGACGGCGAGGCCAACCGCCGGGCCCGGGCCGCCGGCGGCAGCCTGGCCGAACGCATCCAGCTCCGCGCCCTGCTGCTGGCCGAGCGCGACGGCCTGGTGCAGGCGTTGCGGCACTGGCAGCAGGGTGCGCGCCTGGCCCTGGCCGCCCTGCTGCTGCTGGCCCTGCTCAGCGGTGCCGGCCTGGCAGCCGCGGCCCTGGGCGACGGCCAGCGCCCGGTCAACCTGTTCTGGGCCCTGGGCAGCCTGCTCGGCCTCCACCTGCTGCTGTTGTTCGGCTGGGCCCTGGGCCTGCTGCTGGCCGGCGACAACGCCAGCGCCCTGGGGCGCCTGTGGCTGTGGCTCAGCGACAAGCTGGCCCGCGATGCCCAGGCCGCGCAACTGGCGCCGGCGCTGCTGGTGCTGCTGCAACGCGCCGGCCTGGGCCGCTGGGGGCTGGGCGTGCTGGTGCACGGCCTGTGGCTGCTGGCGCTGCTCGCCGCCCTGCTCGGCCTGCTGGCCCTGCTCGCCACCCGCCGCTATGGCTTCGTCTGGGAGAGCACCCTGCTCGGCGGCGACACCTTCGTCGCCCTGACCCAGGGCCTCGGCGCCCTGCCGGCACTGCTCGGCTTCGCCCTGCCGGATGCCGAACTGATCCGCGCCAGCGGCGACGCCGCCCTGGCCGGCGAGGCGGCGCGCCACAACTGGGCCGGCTGGCTGCTCGGGGCGCTGCTGGTCTACGGCCTGCTGCCGCGCCTGCTGCTGATGCTGCTGTGCCTGTGGCGCTGGCGCCGCGGTTGCGCGCAGTTGACCCTGGACACCGGGTTGCCCGGCTACGACCTGCTGCGCGCGCGCCTGCTGCCGGGCAGCGAGCGCCTGGGCGTCTGCGATCCGGCGCCGACGCCGACGCCCGGAGTGCCCGCCGAGCCCGGCTCGCAGCACAGTCAGGGCGCACTGCTGGTGGCCGTCGAACTGGACCAGACGCGCCCCTGGCCACCGGCCCTGCCCCGCGGAGTCGACGACGCCGGGGTGATCGACAGCCGCGAACAACGCCAGCGCCTGCTGGAACAGCTCAGCCGTTTCCCGCCGGCGCGCCTGCTGGTGGCCTGCGACCCGCGCCGCTCGCCGGACCGCGGCAGCCTGGCGCTGCTCGGCGAACTGGCGCGCAGCGCCGCCAGCACCCGTATCTGGCTGCTGCCGGCACCGCCCGGGGAGGCCCTCGACGCCGCCCGCCTGGCCGACTGGCACGACGCCCTGGCGCAACTGCAACTGCCCCACAGCGCGGCCGCGCCGCTGACCTGGCTGGAGAGCGGACATGACTAG